AGAAGACGCTGCACTCTGTTTCTGGGCAGGTAGCCACAATGCAACACTCTTCAGCAGGTATTCTTTGCCTTCCTGAAGACAGCAAAATGCATGTACATGTAAATTCACAGGTACATGTATGACTGTACAACTAAAGAACTTAAGACACACAAATCGACtaaaagttgttaaaaaaagttttgtttacAGGCTGTATCCTAAGTGCTCCGTAGATGTCAATGACCTTTTGATTAATCTGAGGTCaatgttatttattgttttcaaaATTATTACTAAAGTAATCCAAAATAGACTGTTGCTGGATGTGGGATGCTATGAAGTGTGGCTGGAGCCAGCCTGACCCCTACAGCTCACAACTAATATTACAGATCCACTTCAGCCTGACAGaacatctttgtttttcttcagtttgCTGATGTGCGAAAGAGCGTTAAGAATAATTTTTGATGACAGTTTATTTGCTCAGGTTTTGAGGTATCCACTGCTGAGGAAAACTTATATGAAAAGACAAGTGCCTTTCCATTAACAATGCACAGGTTTTTCAGGATAATCCACAGACATCGCTGTGAACAGTTTTCACTATAATTTTACCCTCTGTATTAAATGGTTTCCAGGAAACACAGAATAGAGTTACATTACATATGAAATCCCAAGCATGAAGCACATTTTATTATACAATATAAGAGAAATGTAAATGGGTGATAATCGTGTGTTTTATTCAACTTAAAGATACATTAGTGAATAACTCACAGATTGCAACGTCTAAACACTATTGAATTTcttgcaaaaacaaaatggtaCGAATTCTTTAACATGCTCCACATAAGTTTCTCACAGAAAGGTTTTGCCTTGAATGTTGTCTGCCTTTAATAATGGTTGATAAAGCAGCAATActtgaaaataatgaaatatttttttaaatgagaaaatataATTAAGAAATTCTTTCAAAATCATTGTCAGATGCTTCATACTGCAAGGTTCTTGTGGCATCTTTTCCAAATTGAGTCCAATAGGttgctctctcatctctctctcattaaTAAGATGACTATATGACCTCAATGATCTGCCCAGTAATTAACATTCCTATCAGCatgacctgtctgtgtgtgtacatgttaaTGCAAGTGTCCATCTGCTGATTAATGGCATACAATTCAATTTGCTCAAAATAATTAACTCAGCAGATTCCTGCTTTAATGTGGCAATaactcatgtgtgtgtgtgtgtgtgtgtgtgtttgtggggcgCTCGGGTAGTTCATCTGATTGAGCATGCGCACCATGTACAGAGGCACAGCCCTTGCagcatagtgtttttttttcgtcagacgagactaaatatgttcatcaatgacctttttttccatgactaagaCAAGACGATGACGAAAAAAGacaagactaaaatgttttgcataaaataaaaactaagataaaatctctcttcattttcgtctACAATCGTCTCTACTTTTTCATCACGAGATAGAATATTCAGCtgttactagggttgggtaccgagacccggtgctaatacggcaccgaccggtgccttaacgaccgttatttaccggaccgaatagcaacgcggatttcggtgccacttaaatgcctgcgcttctctctgatgctcctaaacggacgttagaggcaacttaaacatcgctgcacgggacgtcagttaacactacacttggcagcaggtaacgttagcctacagttagctagcagctggagtaaacacggttaaaatgttgacagctaaacagtgaaaaagtttgtctgtatttcactgtttaggattccaacaccgagaCGTACGACAGTCTGtagctgaaaaacaacacatatgTTCCATTCATttgaaactcgcctcgccagcctcgtgctgcattcaaagttactgtaaaatacccttttcccatccagtggttgtttttgtcgtttaacaggaatttactggtgaaataaggaaGAGGCTCGATactttatataatttatttttatataactaTTTGAATGAAATGGTTATCAGAAATAATATATTGAGTTctcttttgactaaaactagactaaaatgacgagacttttagtcgactaaaactttaacaaaaaattatatgtgaatgactaaatatgactaaaactaacaaggacatttggcacaagactaagactaaattaaaaatagttgACAAAATGAACACTACAGCAGCAGCTGTGGGTTCGATTCCTACCTAGGGCcctttgcccccccccctttcctgtcttcggCTATCCTACGtgataaaggcctaaaatgcccaaaaaataatcttaaaaatgtgtgtgtgcgtggactGACCTGGTTTCTCTCTGTACTGAACAGGTAACTTGCCATGAGCTGTAGAGCCTCAGGGTTGTCATGGCGATACTGTAACGCTCTCTCAATGAAATCTTTGCACTTGTCTGCAGCTCCCTCTTCCATGCTacatgcagagagagagtgagagtgagagcgagagcaagagcgagagagagagtgtgagtccACTCATTACCGAAGCAGTAACATGAGATGGGGTTTATAAGAAAGAGTATAACTGCTCTGGTACCAGAGGTCTGTTAGGTAAATCTCGGCCATGGAGCAGTAGGCTACACAAACATCCTTCGCTGTGGGGAGCTCGGTGTCCTCATCTGGTGGGGCAGCAGCTCCGGCCTGAGCCTGCTTATAGAGCAGAGGGCAGATGTCTTGAAAGGTTCAAAAGTTCTGTTAAGTATAATTTATCAAAAGAAAGTGAACATGacatgcaattttttttttactttttggacAATTAAATTATcccattaaaagaaaacactgcacAACTTCCCTATATTCCCAGAGATTCTCCATCTGAGTATTACGGagaacattttgacatgtcacagtagaaagagcacaggtgtaaataataaaatgaaaaaggcaTATATAGATTTGAATTATACAGAATAGCTCATGCCTTTTGCTTGTTATTTATAACATATGctatgaaaataataaagagGCTGTCAAGTCAAACATTTTCATGCTATTTCTTATAAATACTGTAAGAAGTCATTTAAAATGACACCAATGATAAACAAGAAATAATGTAAGTTAGACACTTTGTGAATTCAATTGGATAAAACAAGTCACTTAGATTAATTAAACACCtgaaatatattatatacagtggggagaacaagtatttgatacactgccgattttgcaggttttcccacttacaaagcatgtagaggtctgtaatttttatcataggtactcttcaactgtgagagacagaatctaaaacaaaaatccagaaaaacacattgtatgctttttaagtaattaatttgcattttattgcatgacataagtatttgatacatcagaaaagcagaacttaatatttggtacagaaacctatatattacacactgcagcagggattttggcacactcctccatacagacctactccagatccttcaggtttcggggctgtcgctgggcaatacggactttcagcaccctccaaagattttctattgggttcaggtctggagactggctaggccactccaggaccttgcgATGCTTcgtacggagccactccttagttgccccgCTGTgcgtttcgggtcgttgtcatgctggaagacccagccatgaCTAGaaatggcccgataccattttttgcttcccgataccgattttgATACCTGAAcctgcgtatcggccgatactgagtactgatccgataccagtgtgtcatatattttattatgttttaacaactgtatactactatccctgtatggatgcgatattatttctatttttgttgtcagcctggctcaggttaaactttgtgaaacatgaacaaacacaaacaatgaacgccacagaactttcttttattatgcagtttgacagtcagttataacggaaaaataaactactttaacgtagattttctttagggtttTATTGCGTGGtttcggatcggtgcataaactccagtacttcccgataccagcgttttaggcagtatcggagccgataccgatactggtatcggtatcggaacatctctagccatgacccatcttcaatgctcttactgagggaaggaggttgttggccaagatctcgcgatacatggccccatccatcctcccctcaatacggtgcagtcgtcctgtcccctttgcagaaaaacacccccaaagaatgatgtttccacctccatgcttcacggttgggatggtgttcttggggttgtactcatccttcttcttcctcctccaacCTGGCGAGTGGAATTTAGAGAAAAAAAGCTcaatttttgtctcatcagaccacatgaccttctcccattcctcctctggatcatccagatggtcattggcaaacttcagatgggcctggacatgcgctggcttgagcagggggaccttgcgtgcgctgcaggattttaatcaaTGAcggtgtagtgtgttactaatggttttctttgagactgtggtcccagctctcaggttcaggtcattgaccaggtcctgctgtgtagttctgggctgatccctcaccttcctcatgatcaatgatgccccacgaggtgagatcttgcatggagccccagaccgagggagattgaccgtcatcttgaacttcttccattttctaataattgcgccaacagttgttgccttctcaccaagctgcttgcctattgtcctgtagcccatcccagccttgtgcaggtctttatccctgatgtccttatacagctctctggtcttggccattgtggagaggttggagtgtgtggacaggtgtcttttatacaggtaacgagttcaaacaggtgcagttaatacaggtaatgagtggagaacaggagggcttcttaaagaacaactaacaggtctgtgagagtcggaattcttactggttggtaggtgatcaaatacttatgtcatgcaataaaatgcaaattaattatttaaaaatcatacaatgtgattttctggatttttgttttagattccgtatctcacagttgaagaatacctatgataaaaattacatacctctacatgctttgtaagtaaaacctgcaaaatcggcagtgtatcgaatacttgttctccccactgtatatatattatattttcccCTTTTGCCTTACTTTTTTTCTATCAGATTATTTCTCGTTTAATATTAcaggtttattattattattattttgtgccCTGTATACTTATATATTATCTGGATGCATACTTACTTTGAACAAAAGTATATTACATTGCTGTATGTGAGTAACATGATGGTGCTTACATTTTTAAGAATAAGTCATTAATCATGAGGGACGGTAATACTACAGGTAACCATAATAACTATGCACTGAGTATGTCCGCTATCATGTGATGAATTTATGGACAGTCATTCAGTTGAACGGACACAACTCGATAGATCTTTGTTATGACAAGGTGACATGTATGCCTGCATAGATAtttagacagatagacagatagataaatagaaagaaaagtaatttattttatatattgttcAACAGCACCCTCTTGTGAAGATAAATACAATTACCCAAACATGTAAGTTGATAACCATAAAGGGAATGTCAGTGTGTATGGGAGTGCACTCACTGTGGTCTGTGCTTGTTTGTCCAATGCCGACAGAAGGACTTGTATTCCTTTTGTGTAGTAGTCCACAGCCTCCTGGCCTGTGTGGATTTGTCCCAGGTACATGTACTTACTGTGGCCTACATCTGGGCTCAGCTCCACTGCACGCAGAAAAGCTTAGAGATAATTGGTCAAGGAGGTTCACTCCACTCAATCAACATGGAAATATAAGAGTGCTTAAATAAAATGACTGAGTTACAAGCAACAAGAAAGACGAAACCTGGACAAAGGATATTCCTTTAGCTTTCTGTGTGTCTCCTAGTTCAGAGCAGATGTGTCCCTGCATGTCTAGAGCTAGGAGGTTGGTGGAGTCCACATCCAGGGCTCGTTGACAGAAAAGACCAGCCATCTCAAAGTCAAAACTGTCCATGCATTCCTCTGTCTGTACAACAGATGATCACACAATATAATAACAAACATGCAGCAGATGATCGATGaagaacaaaaaatacatttcgaAAGGCAGGAAAAATCTAGGTCGTGTATTGTTGTAGATATCTTGTCAATATCACCTTCTCTAGTAGCTGTTGCACAGAGTACTTCTCAGCCGTCTTCTTCTTGGCTTTTTCATGTACTCTTAGTTTCATCCTTTCTTGAGGTGACAATCCAACAAACCCTGCATCTGCTGTGATTAAATAAGTGGAGAGTCAACGTTAGTTCAGTCTCATATTTAGTCTAATAATCTAAAGAGTTTAAATCAAAGCACATCAGGTAAATTTCGACTAACTGCTGTCTGAGAGGTTGACgttacatactgtaaataactAGCAAGCAAATGTGTTGAACCACTGAACAAAATTACTGTTTGGGCGGTTCTCCTTCCTCTTCggcttgcttttcttttttccctttgcCTGTCCACCCATAGTGGTGAAAAATACAGCTtatatttttcacaatttgtctTCTAAACAGACTTTTCCCAAAGTGTGAATCTACACGCGTGGAAAGCAAGCACAGTTGAGCTAGGGGTGTAGTGCGCATGCTCTAAGCAGTGACTGTGTGGCTGCTACGGGGAGAGGTAGTGGACAAAATATTAATGGTTCTGAAATAACCTTTATTACACTAAAGCAAAATAGGACATGTATACCGTCCGACATTGTTAGACATCGTGTTTTAAACGTATGCTTTAACAGCGAAGTAACCTTAAAACCCcattaatattttctttctccGAGGCGCTGATTACTTAAGGCGGGCTTTAAATGAATTAAACGGTTCCCTGTTTGTGGGCGGGTGCTCGATATGATTGACAAGCCTGTTGTCCATTGAGGTAACGCGTTGAAGCTGTACCCTTGACGTATGTGGTACTTTCTGGATTTCAACCAATGGGCAGTCACGTCaaatgtatgattttttttttttacaattctgTTGTAAATAAACGAATGACAGAGACGCTGCTGTTGATAATGAAATTGCTACCAAAATATATAATCAATACGGAATCCCAATACTCGACTGTGTATCAAGGTAATTAGGCTTTAACGTTATCTAACTAACTAAAAAATATTATGAATTGATACAACAACTTTTCAGCATCGCTGCAGTGTGAGAAGAAATTGAATGACAAAGCAATGGAATATTAGCTGCTAGTggtaatgctaatgctaactgcTGACATTACCAAGCCACCTCAGCTCTTAAAACCTACGTTATAGTTATTTCACAACAGTTTAACAAGGTAACAACGCCGCCGCAAAAAAGCTAACGTTATCCGTTAATCCTGCTGTCAGCAACGTTACTTTATATTACTAACCATCcgggtaacgttaacgtttacTATTTGACGTTAACGTAAATGTTAGCTTTCTCGTTTGTTAATAATACCAGCGAGTATTAACGTCACACTGATCTATAAACTAGCTATGTCGCGCCATTGTCGCATTAGATATGCAATTAAGTTATCGATGCTTGTGTTCCCTAGTAACCCCCAGTAACCTTAGCGTATAATGCTTCTGTACTTTGCAGACTGGTGTGGCTACGTTGATGTCATTCCTACCCGCCAGTTTGCCTCCAGCCGCTAGATTCAGTCTGTGTTGTGCAACACAGGTAGCTTGTGGCCAATGCCACAGGCTCAACCTGCCGAGAGAAGTGGAACATCGACCTAGGAAAGAGCTTGCAAGTTGGCCTCAAGAGACCTATCTTGTGTTTGTGGACTCACCAGCACTAAACAATTGTCATGTCGGAGTTAAATAAAGAGGTGGTGGATTTGGTTTGGGGGAGACCCTCCAGTGGAGGAGTGTCTGCCTCCATCTTCCGTAGATGGACCCAAGGTATGATGCTTTGTCTCAGTATAATGACATGAATGAAAGTGATTTTGCAGAACCGGAAACACACCACACTTTACTCAAAAACAGGGTTGTTCACCCATGTGCAGAGGAGAGCCAAGTGTATCCAGGTTATAATTCTAACCAAAATAGTACAACCGACATGTCTGTAATTTATTTCATTAGATCCACACCTTTAGCTGAAGGTCAGATAAGCAGCAAAATACCCTGCTGTTGTGTATGTGGTTACTATGAATACTGCACATGATCAATCCTGCTCTAGAGTTTAGCCTGAATTTGCTATGCGGCTTTAGATGTGagcatgcatgcacatgtgACTTTCTAATGTGTGCATGGTAAAATTGTCTAAATAATGACTTATTTGTTTCAGCTGTGAACATTGTTAAGGTTGTCTTGCCTGTGTCTTTACCACaggatttgttttttgtgaGAATGAGCAAACAGCACTGGAGCAGTTTGAAGGAGGACCCTGTGCTGTCATTGCACCTGTCCAGGTATGGTCTAGTATTATCAGCATGCAGTATTATCAGGGCCAAGTGTCAATTTCCAGCATATTCCCTATTGAGCCCTCACAGACCTCCTACATGCTCAGCGGGTGGTAGTTCTTAAATGGGAATGGGACGATTTAGTCTGCAACATTGCAGTATTTCAAAATGTACACCTTCCCCAAGTTTACTTGTTGCTCAAGACTATTTCTTGCAAATTCAGAGACTTAGTTTGTGTTTCTTTACAGGCTTTCCTCTTAAAGAACATTCTCTTCAACAGAGAAAGTTCCAACTGGAGACAGATGACAGGTAGACAGGAAAATCCAAATCATTGTTTGCTATTGATTTATGTGTGGCTTGTTAAATCATGCATCTTTTATGCTTTTATATGTTAGAAGAGGAGCAGAAAACAGCACTGTGTTCCACGCTGAGTGAAATCCTGGAGTCTGCCTGCTTCAGCCCTTCTACAGGATTCTGCCTGGTTACGTGGGCCAAGGGACAAAGCCCACATActagcacacagacacagtcacaaATGCAGGACATGGCCGCACCAGAGAGCAGCCAGCCCCCACAGGAACAGCAACCCAGTGAGTCCTACATCTGTCACATTCAGGCTCACTTATCTGATAAGCCTCGTCTTTACCATTAACGATAAATAGTTACGTTTAATGATGAACTACTTGACAGTGTGTAGTTTCTTTCTGTGCCATGCTCTGATAACACCCTGTATGTATGCTTCCTTGTGCCTAGCTGCTTTGGCTGTTGAGGTCCTTGGCTTTGAGCGATTTCACAGTGTTCTCCAGTAAGTGACACTTAATATTCTCACTGCAGATAACACCTGGCATCTTTGTACTCATGTCTTGTCCACAAAGCAGATAATCTTGACATTAAATAATACTGTGGGGTTCTGGAGGGACCTCACAAATCCTTGTTTTACAATTGCCAATATGCAGTACTGGGATAGAGAGCTACATATTTATCAGAAGATAGTATCAACAGAGGGGAGTGGAGGGGTGGTATTTGATTCATCTAGTCCGCAAGAATTGGCTTTGACATTGATTTAGCTATTTCACACTGCTCTCAAGTTGCTGACTCAGCGCTTTCACTGATTgcctaataaaaaaaactacctCTCACTACCTTtcttacacacatactgtctgtcacacatgcacaaactaaGTGTATGCAAGGCTGTGTTTTGCCAGAAGAATATTTCATCACACAGCATACTGGCAGCTGAGACCACAGTCAGCAAAACGCAGTGCTTACTCACGTTAAATAAGTGCATGCGAACTAAGACAGACATCTATTCTAGCAAGCTTTCCAGGGTGAAGCAAAAGAGGGTAGTGGCTCCAAATAAACAAAATCTGATTTTACTTTGCCTTCTGATGCATTTAATTGATTTCTGCCCTATTTGCGAAAGTTATCTTTACCAGCCTGGCGTGACAAATACAATGAATACATCTTATTGATTCTTTAAAATCTTCTGTTTTCCGAGTGTTTCATAATTCAACCTAACCTTTGTTCCCTTCCTGCAGTAAGCGGACTGTAATGTCAGTGTCTGGTCTCAGAGAAGAGGTGTTGTCTCTCTACCACACCTGGAGGGGGTGCTGTGGAGTCTTGCTTTTCCTCTACTCTGTCATCCTCACCAAGGTAcagtaaaaagaagaaatagCTAGATAGAGAGATTAATAGAAATATTAAGTACTGATTGGAAATTATGATGTTGGTGATGTTGCCGTATTTATTAAGTAATTTGAATGAAGTGATACTCAAATAAGAAGAAATACACAaagattttcctttttattaatGGACTTTTGATCATCGTGTTTTATCATGTTAAGTCATTTGTCCCGTTGGTTGCATCAATGTTCAAATACACTAAAATCCAATACAGACTTGTCTCTTCTGGTCGTCTCTGTGCAGGGCATAGAGAATATAAGAAATGAGATCCAGGACACAATGGAGCCTCTCATAGATCCTGTGCATGGCCATGGCAGGTATACAAACACCTCTCTTAATCAATTGTCCTCATCAGTTAGATTGACACAGAAAGTTATAGATCACTGCAATGTCCTTTTTGTGTGGTTAAGGGTACAGGGTATCTTATGTTTTCTCAGAAACCGCTAAAGTCTCCTTTCTTTTCTATCTTTCCAGTCAGAGCCTGGTGAACCTCCTTGTAAGTGGCCACGCTGTCTCTAATGTCTGGGATGGAGACAGGGAGTGCTCTGGCATGAGTAAGACTTCAAAGAAGTTACTGCATACCCACACAAACGCGCCATATTCACACAACAGACACATAGCACACTCACAGAACTCAGTTTTGTGGCCCCAGATTGAAAccatgtccaccagagggcaatAATTCTTATCTCACAGCAATGCACAAAAGGCAGAAAT
This sequence is a window from Sander vitreus isolate 19-12246 chromosome 6, sanVit1, whole genome shotgun sequence. Protein-coding genes within it:
- the LOC144519705 gene encoding uncharacterized protein LOC144519705 isoform X2 — its product is MGGQAKGKKKSKPKRKENRPNTDAGFVGLSPQERMKLRVHEKAKKKTAEKYSVQQLLEKTEECMDSFDFEMAGLFCQRALDVDSTNLLALDMQGHICSELGDTQKAKGAFLRAVELSPDVGHSKYMYLGQIHTGQEAVDYYTKGIQVLLSALDKQAQTTAQAGAAAPPDEDTELPTAKDVCVAYCSMAEIYLTDLCMEEGAADKCKDFIERALQYRHDNPEALQLMASYLFSTERNQEGKEYLLKSVALWLPAQKQSAASSSTEEDMQNEIPPYESRVTTAKLLIESEEFETAVDVLEGLLEEDDEVVQVWYLSGWVCYLQFEKAKEQQESEGREVMEEDTEEWKALKEAGRSYLTNAKKLYSKLRCDDQPMLEHVDQLLGDLGGELEGEEGDPVLDEDYEPCSDEEEEGNAEAPMEH
- the mindy3 gene encoding ubiquitin carboxyl-terminal hydrolase MINDY-3 isoform X1, which gives rise to MSELNKEVVDLVWGRPSSGGVSASIFRRWTQGFVFCENEQTALEQFEGGPCAVIAPVQAFLLKNILFNRESSNWRQMTEEEQKTALCSTLSEILESACFSPSTGFCLVTWAKGQSPHTSTQTQSQMQDMAAPESSQPPQEQQPTALAVEVLGFERFHSVLHKRTVMSVSGLREEVLSLYHTWRGCCGVLLFLYSVILTKGIENIRNEIQDTMEPLIDPVHGHGSQSLVNLLVSGHAVSNVWDGDRECSGMKLHGIHKQASVGFLTLMESLRYCKVGAFLKSPKFPIWILGSETHLSVFFTKEMSLVGPESPSEQARRIFQSYDPEDNGFIPESLLEDVMKALDLVSEPEYVSLVKSKLDPESLGIILLGPFLLEFFPDQNSGIPDSFPIYHYNGLKQSNHNERVEYVEGTALVLGFEDPMVRTDDTPVKRCLQTRWPYIELLWTTDRSPSLN
- the mindy3 gene encoding ubiquitin carboxyl-terminal hydrolase MINDY-3 isoform X2, whose translation is MSELNKEVVDLVWGRPSSGGVSASIFRRWTQGFVFCENEQTALEQFEGGPCAVIAPVQAFLLKNILFNRESSNWRQMTEEEQKTALCSTLSEILESACFSPSTGFCLVTWAKGQSPHTSTQTQSQMQDMAAPESSQPPQEQQPTALAVEVLGFERFHSVLHKRTVMSVSGLREEVLSLYHTWRGCCGVLLFLYSVILTKGIENIRNEIQDTMEPLIDPVHGHGSQSLVNLLVSGHAVSNVWDGDRECSGMKLHGIHKQASVGFLTLMESLRYCKVGAFLKSPKFPIWILGSETHLSVFFTKEMSLVGPESPSEQARRIFQSYDPEDNGFIPESLLEDVMKALDLVSEPEYVSLVKSKLDPESLGIILLGPFLLEFFPDQESQTHFPSTTTMDLNSLTTTRGWSMWKGRLWCWVLKTRWFEQMTLQSSAAYRPGGPTLSCCGPPTVPRH
- the LOC144519705 gene encoding uncharacterized protein LOC144519705 isoform X1 encodes the protein MGGQAKGKKKSKPKRKENRPNTDAGFVGLSPQERMKLRVHEKAKKKTAEKYSVQQLLEKTEECMDSFDFEMAGLFCQRALDVDSTNLLALDMQGHICSELGDTQKAKGAFLRAVELSPDVGHSKYMYLGQIHTGQEAVDYYTKGIQVLLSALDKQAQTTQAQAGAAAPPDEDTELPTAKDVCVAYCSMAEIYLTDLCMEEGAADKCKDFIERALQYRHDNPEALQLMASYLFSTERNQEGKEYLLKSVALWLPAQKQSAASSSTEEDMQNEIPPYESRVTTAKLLIESEEFETAVDVLEGLLEEDDEVVQVWYLSGWVCYLQFEKAKEQQESEGREVMEEDTEEWKALKEAGRSYLTNAKKLYSKLRCDDQPMLEHVDQLLGDLGGELEGEEGDPVLDEDYEPCSDEEEEGNAEAPMEH